In bacterium, the genomic stretch GGAGATCGTTCTGTTGCCTTAACCAATCTGAGAAAGATCTTCTGGAAAAAACTCGGAATTACGAAAGGCGATTTGATCCAATACTATATCGATGTCTCCAGCTATCTCTTGCCACATCTTGCCGGTCGCGCGATGGTAATGAAGCGCTACCCGAACGGCGCCGAGAGTGATTTCTTTTACATGAAACGGGCCCCCGTTCCGCGCCCCGCTTGGATCAAGACCTGCAGGATTTATCACGGTTCGGGTAACGTCATCGACTTTCCCATCGTTGGTGACCTTCCTACATTGATGTGGATTATCAATCTCGGGTGCATTGATCTGAATCCCTGGTATTCGCGCTGCGATGATACGGATCGCCCCGATTTCCTCCATTTTGATCTCGATCCAACCCCAGGCGCCACATTTGAGCAACTCTGTGAAGCGGCACTGGTGGTGCGCGATACATTAGACTCTTTGAAAATCCCGTGCTACGCAAAAACGACCGGGTCCCGCGGTATCCATGTCTACATTCCGATTCACCGAAATCCAACTCAAAAAGAGGTCTGGTATTTTGCCAAATCAATGGCTCAAGTGCTGGCCAACAACTATTCCGATTTGTTAACTGCTGAGTATCGCGTTGCAAAACGGCCACCAAAACGAGTGCTGGTTGACTACAATCAAAATGCCTGGGGGCGAACCCTGGCATCTATTTATTCGATTCGCCCGACCGCCCGCG encodes the following:
- the ligD gene encoding non-homologous end-joining DNA ligase, translated to MKKIKLPKDQDNVIITVGDRSVALTNLRKIFWKKLGITKGDLIQYYIDVSSYLLPHLAGRAMVMKRYPNGAESDFFYMKRAPVPRPAWIKTCRIYHGSGNVIDFPIVGDLPTLMWIINLGCIDLNPWYSRCDDTDRPDFLHFDLDPTPGATFEQLCEAALVVRDTLDSLKIPCYAKTTGSRGIHVYIPIHRNPTQKEVWYFAKSMAQVLANNYSDLLTAEYRVAKRPPKRVLVDYNQNAWGRTLASIYSIRPTARATVSTPVKWEEIEAGIKLEDFRIDNVPKRLAITGDLWKPLLGKRRVNLTDYSL